The following nucleotide sequence is from Juglans microcarpa x Juglans regia isolate MS1-56 chromosome 6D, Jm3101_v1.0, whole genome shotgun sequence.
aattcaatgccaatgctctaaaagaaaatcatataataaCACTCTTTAAGATGATAGCAAACCGAATTCCAAAGGCTGTCCAGCAACAGAATTTGAGAAGTAATagctctccaaagaaattctaaaaatatataaattaatatattttagtgtGATATGTCATAtttgttttacaataaaaataattttataatttaaagaactatgtaaaattatataaattataaattttattttgtagaatttgCTAAACatcttttagaaattttatttgcaccGTATGTAAAGCAAGCCCACCCTTCTCCATCCTTGAACGACCTCCAACCAGAGCAGGAAGATCAAGTTGGCTTTGCAAAACTTGCGACACCTGACAACGGCTTTCGCCATTTAAGAAACTCAGCTTTAAAGACTGCAACCCATGTTGCGAAAacaatgcaagaaaataaaataaaatgagaaattaatGACACAACATAAATATTTATGTGATTCGGTAATATGATAACGATCACGGAATTGTTggtaattttattctcttgaaCAATGTCAAAATGTTCTATGGAGCTACTATATCCAAAATGGTCATTCATAATAAACACGAGAATACATAGCAAAAGTTCTAATTCTTCATTTATTGCATTATTTGCTTGAATGAGTTTCGAACAAACTCTATGTTTGATGTTCGCTTAAGTGACATGTTGAGTAAATgtcaagcgaactctctatCTAAACTCCGCTTGATCGATCAGTAGTGCGAATGTTGAGTAAACCTTTTATCTGAGCTCCATAGCCTAAGtctcattgaaaattcacaaaaaaaaccGTGACAAGTCTTGATCACATCAAGTCATCAAATCGGATTGCCATAAGAATAAATCAAGCTCCACAATCCCAACAAGCCATAGGTTCAACTGGCACACAAGCCTAAAGAGCACGATAGGCTTAAAGCCCAATATAAACTGGGCCGAAAAAAGGTTTACCTAACATCTTTTGATTGAACTGAACCAGGATAATAGATATCCTCAATACAAGTGGAAATGAACCAGCCTGTAGAAGTCTTCAATTTATCTAAAAGTTTGAGCTGGTCCCAATAATCCCATGTAAATAACCGTGTCCAAATTTAGCATCATTAGGTCTGCAAGAACATGAAAAGTTTCTTGTTTTTCACTTCGGATGTTCATAGGTAAAGGCAAAGAGTCGATTTTGTCACTTGTTAGCATCAAACGTATAGCAGCAATCCTAGTCAAGTGTCTAACAAGTTGATAACTCCAATTTAATAGCCACCAGCGTTGCTCTTCTGATTCTGTCCAAAGTCTAAATCTAATCGTTTTGTACAAAAACTAAAAGtccatttttgcatgaaatttgtGCCTGGAATTTAGATTTAATAAGCTCCATAACCAGAACGTTTGCTCCTGCCCATTAATACATGGACAGGCTGATTCTCCAGACCAATGTTTACTATCATACTGCCTTCAATTAGTTTGCCATTTCCAGACCAAATATTTAGACTGCACAAATTACAAACTATTCTAGCAACTTAAAACCATGCACCACATGGAAACCCAGCACCAGTTGAAAACATGTCGTTCACAATCGTCGAGTGAAGCAATTTGTTTGCATCTTCTGGAAATTGCTGAGCTTCAAGGAACTTGGGGATAGGTCTCAGAAAATGGTTGACAGGATCAGCTGTTGGACAAAAGCTGCTTTCTGCCTTCGCTCTTCGATATCTTGTTCGTGACCTTCATCCATTGAAGATGGCTCAATGCTGCACAAGCATGAAGCATCAGCAATATCCTACGTTGGATTGTATTCTCATACATGCAAGTATGTACCTTTTTAATCTCCTGAACAATCGTATATGATTATTTACCAATCACAATTTATTTCCTAGTCATCACATCTCTAGACAGTAATTCCTGAATCAACGGGAACTGGGAGAGTAGTTCTAACCTAGGTTAGAAGTCAATCCTAAAAGCATTTGAATGAAACTGCAGATGAGActtcaataaaaacataatgatgtacaaaatatgcattttcattcaCATGTATGCACAAGATCAAGAAAGAACAGAAAAGGACAAAACTAGGCTTCAAAATGGCTCCCTATTTCTCCAATTTGAAAAAAGGAGTTTGACCATAACAAAAGGAACATAATCTTAACAAGTAAACGATTGGACTCTTCAATCAAGTGAAAGGCATTGAACTGTGTTTATTCAAGCCCTATCAGTGACAGACACAAAAATTTAAGAGCCATTTCCTAAACACAAAGAGCTCAATAGTTCCCggatgaaaaaaatgattaagTCAAGATGAAGCAAGGGTAACttgtaaattatatatcattttgagCTAATAAAGCAAGGTTTACAAccggagaaaaagaaatagacaaAAAGTTCTCAATAATGCATTATAGAGCTGCACTAAATCACACACAAGCGCGTGCATGCGCACAAACACATATATagacatacatatacatatatgtggCCCATCGGATCACatgatattaaattaattttttgaggGGGAAAGCCCATCACAGTAGCTTGCTACCAGGGTTCTTGAGAGTCGCCCATGCATTGCACTATTGCATAGACCCGGCGCACCccaccttatatatatacatagacaGATATATATGGGGGATTTCAGTCACAAACAGCACCTGATAAGgaatttttcttctctgttcAACAGACGGCTTAGAACCTCATATCATAATAGTTTTAACTATGTTTGTATTAAAAGACAGTCATAACAGCTGAAAAAAATCCACCGTGTATATGTTAAGAAGTATACTGTAATCAACTAAGTTACTGACTAACCCAATTCCCAAGACGGAGGAACTTCAATAACTTGTACCACTGATGTGCTTAATCAGCCTCGTTCATTGTTATGTCTTAGACTTTAAATAGTATTTACAATGCAATTCCTAAAAGAACTGACAACCCCTGCATACTAAACTCTGACCAGAAAGGAGTATACCTTTTCACATCAGAAGCATCATCTCCAAAGCATTCATCTTGCTGGATACCTTTAGGGTCCAAAACATTTATACCGTTGATAAACTGTGAGAGAAGTGGATCAGGTGCAAATTCTTGTTTGTTTACCACAACATTTGTTCGAAGCTTTTTGCCAAGCATTGCAGAATTGCCATTCAAGAAGCCGGATTTCTCAGATTTCTGCCTCCGCtgcaaagaagagaaaatataattttctggTTACAACACACATTATATGCTTTAAAGAATACTATCTctgtaaaatgatattttacataattagtTAACAGTACCTTTAGGGAGCTTGCATGCTGCACTATAAAATGCCCAATCACATCTTTCCCAAGATTTGCAGCACACAAAGGACAAACCTGCAATAGCAAGGTGGaatcattttaaaacaaaatcaaaagaaacaCAAGCAATTTCATAATCTCCACAGacttttatttctgtttttccAATGCTATTAATGCTGAATGGCTTTAATTTTGTATGATAATCAGGATGAAGGATAAGTGCATTGTATCAAGTAAATATATCAAGTTTTAACTTCAGATAAGTTGGAAGCAGCATCCAAGCATGGAGACTGAGAGCatacacaataaaaataaaaaataaaaataaaaatcagataAAGAATCACATACTGCGCATTTTAAGTCAAAGCAGTGATCTTCTTGCAAGTGGCTACAGAGCATAGACAAGCCAATGTCCACGTAACAGAAGGGGCATGGAATACAAGCTCTTGCATCATCCTCCCCATCTGAATCATCCAGAATTAACTGGCTATCTGTTTGGGAATGGGAATGAGGAGAGGAACTGTCAGACATAACATAAAGCAATCTAGCACCAATGAATGACCACTAAAGAGATATGTTTAAAGGACAACAAAACCCATAATTCCACAAATAGAAACAATGGATGCATGAGAGAAACAGAAAGTATATACggacaaagaaaatgataaaaaaaaaaaaaaaaaaaaaaagagagagagagagagagagagggagtggaCTTTGTTGGCTTATTCTTCATCATTCAAACTGGAAACTATTGCTTGGGACAGGCACGACTCATCTCAATCACTATCATCTCTTTCCAATAATAATATCAAGAAAACATGCAAGCTTAGTTGATCTCTAAACAGTATTTATGGAAGAAGCAATCATCTTTCCTTCAAGAACTCATCACACATGCATATAAAATCAGTTTGTGTTTCCAAATCATAAAGCGATTTGCTCTCACAGCTTCATATATTTCGTcaatatattcatcattctcaTCTTCCTGCTGATTTCAAGTATGTCAGAACCAGAACACTTGGATGTAGTAGTTGCTTTGTTCTTCAACATCACCAATGTGTTCTTAGATGGCTCATAGACCTCTCAAGTGTTAACAAATCATTTCCATCTCCTCTAACTGCGTTTTGCGATTTTGATTCATCTCACCGCGGTCATTCTTggggaaatttggaaaagtaaaTCACTTCAAGTGAATGACTAGCCTCCAACCTAAATAATCTTTCTTACACCGTAATTAATTAAAGCCTCTGATTCAAGGTCTTATAACTCGGTAACAACACCGACGTAGAAGGTAAAAACATATAAGCAGAGTATTGAGATTATTCTAGTATTAATAGCTGAGAATAAAAAATCGTGTATTTCAGCTTATTGTctcaaaagtgaaaaacaaataaatatcattAGAAATTCAGCATCATCAAGAAATTTAACCATTAGAGttataattaaacaaacaaTTAGAATCTTATCTGGAACTTTTCCTGAAAACATCGGCCTATGTATAAAAACTTTCTTCTTATGTTGTCCGTTAACTACatgacctataaaaaaaatgtcatgttcataaaaattgtttaaaatctTCAAAGCGCATTCCCTGAAAATTCTCACGTTAGGCTACTGCTTTGTTAAAAATTACAACTTAAGTTTAACATCCACGAGATCCTCCAACCCACCCCCAAAAACTTTGGACGAACatttaattattcaaagaaaacaatgaaacaGAACAAAGGTTGAAACCTTTGCAAACACAAAATAACTATATCAGACCCAGAAACATCAAAAGCgataaaagaagaaatgaacCAGTGGGAATGCGCGCAGCTTGGAAGGTAGAGAAGTGCTTGAAAGGGTGGACCCAAGAAGCCCTGAAGTCAACATCCATGGCGGTCAGTGTTTACAGGAGAGGAGTCAGTTAGACCCCGGTGGTGGCAGAGAGAAATGGCGACGGGTGAGGTTGTGGCCCTCCTAAAAAGAAGAGGGAACTTTCCTTGCTTATTTCAGTCTTTGTTCAGTCTGATGGCTGTGGACCCCTGGTGCTGTTTGCTTACTGCATATCctgccactctctctctctctctctctctctctctctctcattgtgaAAAGCTTTTTCTGTCAGTTGCTGATTGGTTGACACGTGTGAGAATTATATTTGATTCTCCACCCTTCTAAATTAAGGCCAAgtcattttcacaaaaaatattaacattatagctattttatttttttccctaatcaACCGAATATGgtattaaaataagaataaagtTACCATCCTCTCTCATTTTATcttctcattttaattatttatatatttaattttttttaattatttttatttaatagttaagtaagtgactattaatattttaataattttttttttatttttaaaaatttttaaacatattgaaaaaaatatttgaaaaaaaaaacaacattttcattgttaatatataaaatacattaaagTAGAATATTTAAAGGCAGGCAATTAGAAGAGAGATTAATCTTGTCCATAGTGTCACTGAGTACCCATTTCATTCTTGAAATCGATGAATTTTTCGAACACgctaatcactataagaaaataagaTTTGACGGATGTGATCTataattgagataatttataatgcTGACCAACATTGTTATTGTAATAATGACCTACTACTATATATGCATCGTcctaaaaaagaataaaagatgacacctataattaagattttggaCTACTTTGTAATTTAAATTATCAATACCGACATGTTATATCACTACATTATCGTAAATTGACACTTTTGAATCCACGTTAAGATCTAAGCATTAAGATTGTACTACGTCACCCTTTTCTTATTCATCTTGAATAAGTATGCAATATGTCAATTTTAATTGTGGATTTCAAATGTTAACAGGAGATCAGTTGATTATTTGGCTAATACTGTAGCATGATGAGATCAggtattcatatatatttgaaaaatgatttatacatatctcaaataaataagtcttgtacaagtttttgtaaaaaaaataaatctcattttaaaaaattgtaaaaaaataaaattttaaatccgGACAGGGCtggatatttctttttttttttttttcctcaatttaaatgttttatcCAAAGTAAAGCAAAAGCAACTCTCCTTTCTACGTGCTTTCTTTCTGCTATCAATCTTAAATTCTCCTATCTAGCTAGTATCTACCATGAAAACAGAAGTAGAGAGCCGCTGGCTGTTTCTCTGATCACTTCCAAATGCTAAGCCTTGACACAAGCAAGCATTGCATTACAAATCAGAATATGaattgaaagggaaaaaaaaaaaaaatcaaaacattcaaattgaaggaaattaaaaaaaaaaaaaaaaaatgcaacccCGTATCCGGATTGAGTGTAACCGAGTTTTGCAACCCTAATTCCAACTTCCAAAATCGAAAATTGGTTTTATAGATTCCGGACTAGTCAAAAAAACTCGATCCGGATAAACAGTACTACTACCATCATGATCACCATATAAACTACTCCCATATTTTGAGGTGTTTTAAGATTTCTGAGTGGTGATCTAACGAGTCATTGATAGGTAAACGAGTGAGAAAGCAAAAGGAGGGAATTGAAGTAATAAATTAAAGCCTGATCAtataaagacaaaaacaaaCCAGTCATGAGGATTAGATTACATCAAATGATGGTGCAGACAAAGTGACATGTCCATGGAATGCAAACCATGGGCGGTGCATTACACCTAGACATGATGAAGGGCGGCCAGAGACCAAAAGATTGCAGTTTTGTGGTGGTGGGACACTATTCCCCTTAAAAAACATCATTATTAAAGGGTGTAGCAATGTTTTATGACAAGAAAATGACCCTTATTTTGGGGTTGGGAACTTTATAAGAAGTACAGAATTCTCTAAAGAAGCATGAAAAAAGTAACGCGGGGCAATCAATTATATGGTGGGTTTTCTTGAATCACTTTCAATTGCTTAAATtgagagatagattttattatttatattttatttttaatatttttttgtgtagaTCAAATTCTCTCAATTAATAGATTcaacacgtaaaatatttaattaattagatagagTGTAACATTAGattttaaattcataatctaTAATCTGATATCATgtataatcattatttatctgtaaaaattaatatgatgaTCAAAAGAggatgtaaatttaattatttatattatatttttaactgtTTGTAGACCAGATAGGGGCTTATCATTTTTAAGATTTACCTCTCATCCAAACGGCTGCTACCAAACAGAAAACTGGAGGCCTAGCTGAAGCTAGCTAGCATGATTACAAAAGTAATTGTGGGTCCAATTTCGTGTACATGGTACATGTTTAATTGGGTTGTGTAAGAATTCAACGTAGTGTAATACACTTGCTGCTAGCAATGAAAAGATGTCATGAGATTTCTTGGATTGGGAATAGTTTGCTTCTTCTGCATGTACTCCTAGCATGGATGCTAATTTTCAGCTAAGTTCATGAGGTTGGCCCTGTGGGTCTCCACCACTTGCCTGTCTCCCAGGTTTAAATAGCCATGCATGCAGCACACATTGCACAGCTTAGACAGTACTCTTCGAATGCAGGTTCTCCAAGAACCTAGCTAGCTTGCAGACCTAATTAATTAGTTCGGATTACTATATATCCTGGGAACCATCTCTCTTATAAGTACCCTTCTCTTAAcaaatggggaaaaaaatgtTTAGCTTGGTGGTAATGTTTCTCTAGAGAAAGTAATGAGCTCCAATTCCCAGCTTTGTTGTTATACATACACACACTTTAATCGTACGTGAACCTGATTCTCAGCATCAAGGAGACACACTAGATCATTTTTAACCATCAAATTAAGTGGTTTTCAAATGATCTCCCACTAATGATGTACGTACGCAGTTGTTTGAATCCGGTATCAAATCATTAATGGAGAGCCTGATGCTACTAGCTAGTGTTAATATAGATTGAAAGCACTTcaagaaaaaaagtatttgcGATGGATTATTCGTGACAATAACGATTATTTGCGATAAAAATATACTCATTTTAGCAAGA
It contains:
- the LOC121235721 gene encoding protein DEHYDRATION-INDUCED 19 homolog 6-like, with the translated sequence MDVDFRASWVHPFKHFSTFQAARIPTDSQLILDDSDGEDDARACIPCPFCYVDIGLSMLCSHLQEDHCFDLKCAVCPLCAANLGKDVIGHFIVQHASSLKRRQKSEKSGFLNGNSAMLGKKLRTNVVVNKQEFAPDPLLSQFINGINVLDPKGIQQDECFGDDASDVKSIEPSSMDEGHEQDIEERRQKAAFVQQLILSTIF